The genomic window ttgatttttttggtttcgtttggaAGGTATATATAATAGAGATAGTTCTtagcaaaaaaactaaaaatattggcgatgatcttcaaaatcggctcaatTTGGGaaaggctttaagaaaaaagataatttaatggaaagtgttcttagatgtttcaagtgcgagtttagagttccgtacccgaaaaatttgtcgggggtttttaaaattttgtaaatttcacttgttaattaaacaaaaatagcaatttttggtaaaaataaaattttttttattgcacttcatcaccaaaaatttaaaacagaattttaaaaatttaaaacagaatgAAGAAATGAAGATAAACTTATGTAATAAAGAAATCCCTTTGGTTTTTTCATTTCAGATGATCATGATTTCAGACTGTCTACCGcatggaaactttttttcgagGAGACTCGGTTGTCACCAGTACCACTGGctgaattttcaatattcttttatgaaaatgtattagaatattcttaaaataatgcttaataatactaaataattattttcgctttttcatGTACATAGAAAGTTAAACACCTTATGCCTTTTATTCCAAcatgaaaattatcttataatttttcCTTTGTTACTTAACCCAAAAAGCTTTAACATTACcctttaatttttacttatcgaggttctactgtatttggCTTCTTattaactgaaataaaaattttctttatatggaatatatattttttctataccgcttttactataattaaaattcatgtaCAATCTTGTTTCGATTTGGCTACAAATCATTATCAATGTTAAAAGAAAACGTGTTTGgcatgtaaattaaaatttgtaaataatggtACGACAGCTGGCAACGTCTTcgagagtttattttattattttatctaattataaaactaattcctattaaaattacagccacACTAAAACTGTCTGGCaatcataatttatattgctaaaatAGTTGGATAGATCtaccgattttgataataaattcggaaaattttgagagaaggcgaatttaagaaaaaaaggtttctttcactgtaaaaaatacagaacaGTAGTTTTCCGGTTCCGGAACGATTCGCACGACTTTCTGCACGCgtttttgggacaatttatctTTATATTGTTTTCTTAGGTggcgttttcttgaatatctctgcttctattgatcggattgaggcaaatgaaaaaaaattgtttatcaagaatttctgcatcgaccttgcctgctatcgaaccctgaacatagcaaaataatctcaaaatctcaagaaaaccgcagtaataatattttcaactgaatacttttcgaaaaatgaaggaattgaattgaaattgaaaaaagatgTAACTGATCATCATAAAAATGGGTGGTAAATTTTAGCCCGATATCTAatctcaatttttaaaaaaagttcaagaaaatcattcaattttaactttcgatcaatagaagcagagatattcaaaaaaaccaaaaaaaataatgtagagATGAATTGTCCCAAAACCGCGTGCAGAAGATCGTGCGGGTCATTCCGGAACCGGAAAACTCTTTTCCTACATTTTTTACAACGTAAGaaacctattttaaaaaaattaacctcctctcaaaattttccgaatttattacaaaatccggtagatttatcCAACTAAAAAGGAATGATTTgactaaaagtaatttttacagtttttttggGGAATACGCACTAATAAACTCAATAGACGCAACCGTCCACGTGtgccaaaataaataaataaataaataaataaataaataaaataaataaataaataactaaaaaatctgaacttgaaatcaacttttccGTTGCTAGCTCTTATACCATAATAAAAGTGAAATAGCAAAATAAATTGCAGTTGTTggaattttcttttacaattccgtcaatgattttataaataaaacaaggaAGTAATAGTACGTAGTAGGGGATCTACCTTGGGGCCCAAGGAAGGGATAGAAGAACCAAGGGAACTGAGGTGCTTCGTTATGGACCTTTTGAAGTGGCGACAGTGTATACAAATATTACTTACTAACTCGACCCGTTCAGAATTGGGCTCCTGTAGCCTGTGACTTAcctgtacccgtggctaaaaacaacaaacaacaaatttcgtagaaaagtggtgaaaaaaaccaaaggttcttaaattaatattattagaacatgtattaaaaatagtaattatatgtctagtgCAGTAGGAGAGCATTTGTAAAAagtaacatgtttgcctaatcaacttattatttaaatttaagatattttttcgttcaaattagcttttttagttagttttttttcctaagcggtacatttctAGACCGTGAGTATGTTTATATCGTCAAACCCAGACATTAAGCTTGAAAATGGCgggaatcatggaatttgacaaaggaataaggaagataactaagtgtaggacagaaaaaaacttgctagagtaataaatatatataaaataatttagtcaatcaataattttgtatttttttaaaatgaaaatatttctacaaaacaCAATCATTGAGGTCACAAATTTATAGAACTAAATTTTATGGACTTTCCCAAAAATTCATTCACAGGGGAAAATAAATAATCGATGAAGGTTATCTCTTGTCATTGAGTAACAGATTACacttaatcaataaaattcaattttacttcGAACCACTGTAAAGTTTTCatcatcaataatattatacaagtcACCACGATAATGTGCTAATTCTGATTTGGCTCTATTTAATCGATCttcgtatattttaaaatctaccggtcgtatattttttatttgtgcaatttttgataaacttgTGAAATATGCGTCATTTAAATCAGCTAATtgatgaaatttatgcatttttcTACCAATTTTCCTTAGTAATTCCTCATCTTTCTGTTTTTCCATATACATTTGatgttttcttggaaattttgatgggttttttaaatattcaatataaaaacgtgtctggaaataatattttatatctacaCTGTAAAATAAAGTACcaagaaatatgtttttaacatggtagcaagtaaatatttttttgaattaagtaCTGATATCGTTGagtcaagaaatatttacttgttataaggaCCGATAGACgtatttttttactgtgtatTTACAGTGGCGGATTTGCATCGGAAGGCGCGATTTTTTGCCACGAAATACAAAGCAGTCTTAATCATATTAGGCGCCCTTCTCATGTAAATAACCTAAACTTCTTAAATTTTGCCACACTTTAAATGTTGTCGTTCCTTAGTTCAGGCCTCACAAAAGTAATCCTAAATCCGCTTCGGTGTGTTTATATTAATCAGTCTAGTTAAAATAATCTGCCCAATCGGTAACATTTCGCGGATTAATTACAGTACCTTGATAATATTAGgttaaaaaggaaataaatcCAAAAGACTTGCTCTTTTAGGATTTGATAGAGATTAGAGTATGTTATTAGAGCCTAGAATTCTCCAAAagattaagtaaattttattctctGAATTTGTGAACGTTTTGTTGCAAAATGGGAACGACAATGAAGCTACACCCAAGGAGCGCCGTTAAGAGTACTAGATTCTATTAAAATTGGGAATTGCTATAAAATTGGCGGACATACTTAAAGAATTTAAAGAATTGGCGGGTcccttgtggaaataaatcttttttgctAAACTTTGAGCATAGTTTAGCTTGCttacattttcgaaattatgGTCCTCactgattatttcatttttatattaaatatatggtcATTCGCACAAGAGAAATGTTGACATcttgtgtatatatattatattgaatattcGATCACTCTTCAGagcttataaataaatcaaaaaaactctattaatgtgttaaatttatatagaaattttccCTATAACATAAGTTTTATTCATCGTCATATTAtcgtaaactaaaaatttttatcgaattattcgtcattcgtaataaaaaaagtaaatcgtaaagtaaatcgaaaaatttttcttgtcccagaatttgataaaacttagttcACAAGGTAATTTAGAgccaaattcaaaaatcggctTCATTTAGCGATTGGGGTAGTATAGTTTCAGAGAAAAACGATATCCCGGATCGATTTTCgacgttatctcgaaaactaatcgtccaaatgttaaataaatttgattttttattttttttggtcaaaattaacccatAACAcgagttttattcaaatcgaaaacaaaaaaatttctggaaTTCGTACCtattttttaagacaaaatcgaaaaattgttcTTGTTACAGAATtagactaaaaaaattaaaaaaaccgtgTTCATTTGGCGATTGGGATAGTAGTTTCGGAGAAAACGTCGACATCATATGTATTCAATATTCGATCACTCTGGTTTCTCTTCAgagctaataaataaatcagaaaAACTCTATTAATgtgacatattttaaattttactgaattCTGAAAAACTCTTACTTTAATTAGGTAActaagttttcataaaatctctgattaactaatcttaaaaaaattacattacctgcaaatctaataaattgaatatgacCGTATGGAACGGTAATCCGATTATGGCCATAGTTGGATGTTCAATATTAATTATCTGTTTATACAGAGGCTTAACATACTCGTTTTCATATGTTAGGCCTGCTTCAGGAGTTAAAAATGGAAATGTAAGTTTGTAACCttaacaaaaacacaaaataagtaTTAGTTTAATAATTCTAGGAAAGAAACGTCATTGATTCGTTAGGCCAGGGATGGCGAGCCAATGGCACTTATACTTTTGATGGCTCGCGACACAATATATAAAAGTTCACTATAAAGTACCTTTTTTCTCACGAACGAACGCGAGTATTCTACCGCGCACTTGGTTGTAATTGTAATAggtagggtattctactatattcgAAAAAGTAGATCAAAAGgttcattttcataataaaaacccACACAGAAATatatttcagcaaaataaacaaactttcttgccataaaattaaactaaattaataaaccttttttattcccgcaaaaacgctgtcagccattttggtgacgtaatattggtaaagaCAGTCGTgtgtgtaattattatatgtatagataaagTTAATGGTAATataacctacaattactatgaaagccatcaTTACCTACCTATATGATGTCACGTCATGGTGGCTCGTgatttaggtcacgtgatatacagattaaaaattgtgacttttaatttcaatataataaaactataatgtgcttttatgactcaaataagaatatttaatacaaattttaatttttatcaaatttcataatttattttcactaccgaaagtaccctattacaTCGTGGATTACAATTggcattttgaaacaaatacgAATCCGTTAATCAAAAAAGCAAACCATAGAAAAAGGAATTAATTGCAtgtgcaataaaaaacaggaaGAAGAAAGTAAACAGTCGACGTCTATGATTAAATATGATGGTAAAAATTGGCATAGGAGCGCGGTAAGTTACTCGGTTTTCTTACTCTTTGATTATTTCGATTATAAAGATAAGAGAATTTAGCGCATCAAATATACTCTTATATCTAGAAACACAATAAATGAAAGAATCTTTCAACTGTGCAGAAATATTACAGATCCACAATAGTCTTGATGAAAGCACTGACATCAAGTTTCTGCACGTTTAACAGTTTTTGATCTATATTGCGTGGGAAACGTCATTAAGGAAGAATTAATTGCGCATCTTAACCATCACGAAGTCTAAATTATTTGACGTCTAGGGCCTTCTTAAGCATTTCCTTGAGAAAAATGGTAAGTTTATATAGGTACCTAAAGGTTCGCCCCCCCTGCGCCAGGCTAATAATTACCGGTGCAATATAATATTGAGTCGACTTCTTCTGTAGTTCCATCCTTAAAATGGATATTTGATTTATCCACATGATCGACATCCGGTTTTAATATGACattaattggataaaatttactGATATCATCAGCCAAATGGTTGCTTAAAAATACCTAAAATACGTAATATTTGTCTGTaataattaatgagaattttttttaatcaaaaattatttaccttttgAGCGACTTTGCTTAGATGATATGTTAAATCCAAACCTGAAAATCCTGCACCAATAAGTAATACTCGTTGATTTTTAAACGGTCTTGGATTTCGAAAATCATGACTGTGTagtttttttccattaaaagtTTCAATTCCCTTTAAATGTGGATAGTTTGGTGCATGACGTGGACCAGTTGCAATTATCACAGCATCAAACTGATATAGTGTTTCTTCTTTTGAAAGAAGATTTAAAGAAGTCAACTCCCATCGATTATTTCCAATGGGTTTAACTTTTTTTACGtgattataaaactaaaaaaaaatatttaaaattgtaagtaACATTCCTGAATAATGCTgagaaagactctatctagcgatagaaaaaagtACTATAGATTTTAGCTcgcatagatatataatatttaacggaaatttTGTGTACAATCTTGTAAATCATACACAAAGAAAATCATACAATATCGTACACTTATAAAAGAGGTTAATGTAACAATTTCGACTTCTACGTTATCGAGGTtctattgtacaaaaaaataattgttgctTACCTTTACATGTTTCCGTAAATCGAAATGATCAGCGAAgtcatgaatatattttaaaacgtcTTCATGCTTAAGATACGATGTAAAATTGTATGATGTTATATTATTTGGATAATCTGGAATACTCATTAATTGTGATGGTAAGTTTGATCTACAAATaatgaaaagtattttatttcggtTAGTATTTAGCttaaattgaaatcattttaaattaatgccACGCGAAAATTATTGCTGCTACTTTGCCGTTTTCACGGTCAAAAAGGgttatttcattatttgtaaCATCAAGTCAATTAAAAGgtcttttcaaattaaaaaaagaaaaagaaatttattatttaaggatgtatggaGTGCCAgagcaattttgaataaaaggcttgatttttttatatgaaattttgctCCTACTTTGCCGTTTATCGCGGTCAAAAAGGGTTATTTGTAACAGCAAGTCAATTAAAGGGtcttttcagttaaaaaaaaaagaaattgattattatttaaggatgtatggaGTGCTagagcaattttggataaaaggtttgattttttttatatgaagtggaactaagtctaaatcaaatttgaaaattttagaggggttgcccgattatttaaaaaaattaatgacttcaaaagtagacatatttaacattggtcttatggcaAAACGGCCATatggatggatgatatgttttcatagttttctccaaaactagttggaaattaaaaaaaaaacaactgtttaaattaaagttaaaaccttaataaattatcgaaaaaaaactcgttgtgcccgactaattaagggtgTATAAAGACGGCAgtagggacacaaattaaaaatttttttttcaattttaatggtgtattatgttataacttgaatataagacgaaaagcaagaacaaaatttttcgatatctgaaataattttcaaaatatgcaaaattgaaaattttgtttaattatttagctttcatcaaagttgaaaataaggtacaaataatttcaaccacaagtctaaacttgccttggc from Chrysoperla carnea chromosome 2, inChrCarn1.1, whole genome shotgun sequence includes these protein-coding regions:
- the LOC123291903 gene encoding senecionine N-oxygenase-like isoform X2 — encoded protein: MHIAIIGAGIAGLLSLHHAIKNNIQCTVFEQSKDVGGVWLYTDKVGTDEFGLPVHTSLYEGLRSNLPSQLMSIPDYPNNITSYNFTSYLKHEDVLKYIHDFADHFDLRKHVKFYNHVKKVKPIGNNRWELTSLNLLSKEETLYQFDAVIIATGPRHAPNYPHLKGIETFNGKKLHSHDFRNPRPFKNQRVLLIGAGFSGLDLTYHLSKVAQKVFLSNHLADDISKFYPINVILKPDVDHVDKSNIHFKDGTTEEVDSILYCTGYKLTFPFLTPEAGLTYENEYVKPLYKQIINIEHPTMAIIGLPFHTVIFNLLDLQL
- the LOC123291903 gene encoding senecionine N-oxygenase-like isoform X1; the protein is MHIAIIGAGIAGLLSLHHAIKNNIQCTVFEQSKDVGGVWLYTDKVGTDEFGLPVHTSLYEGLRSNLPSQLMSIPDYPNNITSYNFTSYLKHEDVLKYIHDFADHFDLRKHVKFYNHVKKVKPIGNNRWELTSLNLLSKEETLYQFDAVIIATGPRHAPNYPHLKGIETFNGKKLHSHDFRNPRPFKNQRVLLIGAGFSGLDLTYHLSKVAQKVFLSNHLADDISKFYPINVILKPDVDHVDKSNIHFKDGTTEEVDSILYCTGYKLTFPFLTPEAGLTYENEYVKPLYKQIINIEHPTMAIIGLPFHTVIFNLLDLQTRFYIEYLKNPSKFPRKHQMYMEKQKDEELLRKIGRKMHKFHQLADLNDAYFTSLSKIAQIKNIRPVDFKIYEDRLNRAKSELAHYRGDLYNIIDDENFTVVRSKIEFY